A single window of Nicotiana tomentosiformis chromosome 1, ASM39032v3, whole genome shotgun sequence DNA harbors:
- the LOC104113440 gene encoding YTH domain-containing protein ECT1, with protein MAGEKIIEKPEAVAPGSKSDSSIKLTEKDLISKKDGKVSDSLSSLGAVTGIKGEIDQPPIAEQGAYYPPTSYCDYYYPGYNGAFNQLDDQGYFNAGIQSDNGSLLYYLPGYNPYSAGFVGGDGKQSYLSSGYLQQPVSYGSESLPCYTWGSTYCADTNSAAPKSGNVKSTFGRNGSDKSNGFNSTKTNSSFASKNSAVLFNPKTRQSTAASNLPKSNHQAQPFKPANKFRPDIQSGGLIKGFHMAGDFPSYTSQNQGFFMPYDPTNYQTNGRMWNGNYRFKSRGNFTRNGVFEASTELPRGPRADSRSSPSKPSAEEDQLGPIIQKEKYNKEDFKTQYDNAKFYVIKSYSEDDIHKCVKYDVWSSTPNGNKKLDGAFRDAEGKASGAGSSCPVFLFFSVNGSGQFLGVAEMVGQVDFNRNMDFWQLDKWSGFFPVKWHIVKDVPNTQFRHIILENNDNRPVTYSRDTQEIGLKEGMEMLNIFKSYSERTSILDDFNFYEKREKLLKAKRSTKPAGQADVFEKTDSLKQFKGGDKILEEELKTNSSGPTASLVSLTKNLSINSRPFKSSV; from the exons ATGGCAGGAGAGAAGATTATAGAAAAAC CTGAAGCAGTTGCTCCAGGATCGAAATCTGATTCGTCTATTAAGCTGACTGAGAAGGATCTG ATTTCAAAAAAAGATGGAAAAGTTTCTGACTCGCTGTCATCTTTGGGAGCTGTGACTGGCATCAAGGGTGAAATTGATCAACCACCAATTGCAGAGCAAGGTGCTTATTATCCACCTACTAGCTATTGCGATTACTACTACCCAG GCTATAACGGGGCTTTTAATCAGTTAGACGATCAAGGTTACTTTAATGCG GGTATTCAATCAGATAATGGTTCCCTTCTCTACTATCTTCCTGGCTATAATCCTTACAGTGCTGGATTTGTGGGAGGCGATGGGAAGCAGTCTTATCTATCATCTGGATATCTTCAACAACCTGTCTCATATGGTTCAGAGTCCTTGCCATGTTATACATGGGGTTCGACATACTGTGCAGATACCAATAGTGCTGCTCCCAAATCTGGGAATGTTAAATCAACGTTTGGCCGAAATGGTTCAGACAAGTCAAATGGTTTTAATTCCACAAAAACAAATAGTTCTTTCGCAAGCAAAAACTCGGCCGTGCTGTTTAACCCAAAGACTCGACAGTCTACTGCTGCGTCAAATCTGCCAAAGTCTAACCATCAAGCTCAGCCTTTCAAACCAGCTAACAAG TTTCGGCCCGATATCCAGTCTGGAGGCCTGATTAAAGGGTTTCATATGGCTGGGGATTTCCCATCATACACCAGTCAAAATCAAGGTTTTTTCATGCCGTATGATCCCACTAACTACCAAACAAATGGTAGAATGTGGAATGGGAATTACAGATTCAAATCACGGGGAAATTTCACCAGAAATGGTGTGTTTGAGGCCTCAACTGAGTTACCTCGTGGTCCCCGCGCAGACAGCAGGAGCAGTCCTTCAAAACCATCTGCTGAGGAGGACCAGCTTGGGCCAATTATTCAGAAGGAGAAGTATAACAAAGAGGATTTCAAGACTCAGTACGATAATGCCAAGTTTTATGTTATCAAGTCATACAGTGAAGATGATATTCACAAGTGTGTCAAATATGATGTATGGTCAAGTACTCCTAACGGGAACAAGAAATTGGATGGTGCCTTCCGTGATGCTGAGGGTAAAGCAAGTGGAGCTGGTTCAAGCTGTCCAGTGTTCCTCTTCTTTTCA GTAAATGGAAGTGGACAGTTTTTAGGTGTAGCTGAGATGGTTGGGCAGGTTGACTTCAACAGAAACATGGACTTTTGGCAGCTTGATAAGTGGAGCGGGTTCTTCCCGGTGAAGTGGCACATAGTTAAAGATGTCCCTAACACACAGTTCAGGCACATTATCCTCGAAAACAATGATAATAGACCTGTGACCTATAGCAGAGATACTCAGGAG ATTGGGCTGAAGGAAGGTATGGAAATGCTTAACATATTTAAGAGCTACTCGGAGAGGACATCTATATTGGATGATTTTAATTTCTATGAAAAGCGTGAGAAATTGCTCAAGGCTAAAAGGAGTACAAAACCAGCTGGTCAAGCTGATGTATTCGAGAAAACTGATTCTCTT AAGCAATTCAAAGGAGGAGATAAGATACTTGAGGAGGAGCTGAAGACCAACTCGTCTGGTCCAACTGCGTCTCTTGTTTCTCTCACCAAAAACCTCTCAATTAATTCAAGGCCATTCAAAAGTAGTGTGTGA
- the LOC104113441 gene encoding MADS-box transcription factor PHERES 2-like — MGRAKLKMELISKEKARNATFKKRKEGLMKKLYEFTTLCNVNGCMIMYGPKQNNGSNSEPEIWTNNSMQSGTSTNKTLQVEEIQNLIDEYKKESSTKTFGLSDYFLNRNKKVEEELIKLRKKNMQKKYPCWLEFMNQLSEVKLREFLTLLDDKVEKVKSRIDLLKGNFSSEGLSQLTNNNDNVNPLLVQGGMEYGGNFINNNQEQAAIYPYCNSIINHQEMMMLMMNENDWQYNGASSSSSSNGIGSNNMRCALMKYETMMSHNMMLNSQMPYSSPYVAPTILQPTPYIIMPSALPQMYHPMKENEQDEKLKLSSYLRH, encoded by the coding sequence ATGGGGCGTGCAAAACTGAAGATGGAACTAATAAGCAAAGAGAAAGCAAGGAATGCAACAttcaagaaaaggaaagaaggactaaTGAAGAAGTTGTATGAATTTACAACTCTTTGCAATGTGAATGGATGTATGATCATGTATGGACCTAAACAAAACAATGGATCCAACTCTGAGCCTGAGATTTGGACAAACAATAGCATGCAATCTGGTACTAGTACTAATAAAACCTTACAAGTTGAAGAGATTCAGAATCTCATCGACGAATACAAGAAGGAGAGTAGTACAAAAACCTTTGGATTGTCTGATTATTTCCTCAATCGAAACAAGAAAGTTgaggaagagttgatcaagttgaGAAAGAAGAACATGCAGAAAAAATACCCATGTTGGCTAGAGTTCATGAACCAGTTATCTGAAGTTAAGTTAAGGGAATTCTTAACTTTATTGGATGACAAAGTTGAAAAAGTGAAGTCTAGAATTGATTTGCTCAAAGGGAATTTTTCCAGTGAAGGATTAAGCCAATTGACTAATAACAATGATAATGTTAATCCTCTATTGGTACAAGGAGGAATGGAATATGGaggtaatttcataaataataatCAAGAACAAGCTGCAATTTATCCTTATTGTAATTCCATCATTAATCATCAAGAAATGATGATGTTAATGATGAATGAGAATGATTGGCAATATAATGGtgcatcatcatcttcttcctcCAATGGCATTGGCAGCAATAATATGAGGTGTGCATTAATGAAGTATGAGACAATGATGTCTCATAACATGATGCTTAATAGTCAAATGCCATATTCATCACCTTATGTAGCTCCAACAATTCTGCAGCCAACTCCATACATAATCATGCCGAGTGCTTTGCCCCAAATGTACCATCCTATGAAGGAGAACGAGCAAGACGAGAAACTAAAACTATCATCTTATTTGAGGCACTAG